In one window of Bizionia sp. M204 DNA:
- a CDS encoding succinate dehydrogenase cytochrome b subunit, with protein sequence MSGILNSSIGRKFAMALSALFLMIFLLQHFAINLLSVFSSDTFNDVSHFMGTFWLVQYLFQPILIFGVMFHFIMGFVLEIKNNSARKISYAKNNGNANSSWMSRNMIWSGAAILAFIVLHFIDFWFPEINTKYIQGDMSGLLADGEGFRYYEELVHKFENPLRVAAYCLAFVFLALHLLHGFMSAFQSIGANNKYTRGLKGFAKVYAIGIPLGFIFIALFHHLNH encoded by the coding sequence ATGAGCGGAATTTTGAATTCTTCGATTGGAAGAAAATTTGCCATGGCACTTTCGGCACTCTTCCTAATGATTTTTTTACTACAGCATTTTGCTATAAACCTCTTATCAGTATTTAGTTCTGATACGTTTAATGATGTGTCTCACTTCATGGGAACCTTCTGGTTAGTGCAGTATCTTTTTCAACCTATTTTAATTTTCGGTGTTATGTTCCATTTTATAATGGGATTTGTGCTAGAAATTAAAAACAATAGTGCTAGAAAAATTAGTTATGCTAAAAATAATGGCAACGCCAATTCATCATGGATGAGTAGAAACATGATTTGGAGTGGAGCAGCTATTTTGGCTTTTATTGTGCTTCACTTTATCGATTTTTGGTTTCCAGAAATTAACACCAAGTATATCCAAGGAGATATGTCTGGATTATTAGCCGATGGCGAAGGATTTAGATACTACGAAGAACTGGTTCATAAATTTGAAAACCCACTACGTGTTGCAGCTTACTGTTTAGCGTTTGTGTTTTTAGCATTGCATTTATTGCATGGTTTTATGTCCGCCTTCCAATCCATTGGAGCAAATAACAAATACACACGAGGATTAAAAGGTTTTGCAAAAGTATATGCAATAGGTATTCCATTAGGATTTATTTTTATTGCGCTATTTCATCACCTAAATCACTAA
- the trxA gene encoding thioredoxin, whose translation MDIQLKTADFNKTIETNKNVVLDFYADWCGPCQTLLPIVNKLAAELQDNVVIKKVNVDQDRELAAQFNVRSIPTLVFFNEGKVIDRHSGLLTETGLREKINQMPTV comes from the coding sequence ATGGATATTCAATTAAAAACAGCAGACTTTAATAAGACCATAGAAACAAATAAAAATGTGGTATTAGATTTTTATGCGGATTGGTGTGGGCCTTGCCAGACATTATTGCCAATCGTGAACAAATTAGCCGCCGAGTTGCAAGATAATGTGGTTATTAAGAAAGTAAATGTTGATCAGGATCGTGAATTAGCTGCCCAATTTAATGTTAGAAGTATACCTACATTAGTGTTTTTCAATGAAGGAAAAGTTATAGATAGACATTCGGGATTGCTTACAGAAACAGGCTTAAGGGAGAAAATCAACCAAATGCCAACCGTATAA
- a CDS encoding DoxX family protein translates to MKNGNLLIRIGFGLLFVWGGVEKFIEGFLGGVGLQNMADFLKSSGLAFLGDTGTYALGAILAALELVAGILLFANRKLFEAYAFLAFIMFMALVLVHIPSGNWMNIMIHVALLFSLAGLAIQSKELK, encoded by the coding sequence ATGAAAAATGGTAACTTATTAATACGCATCGGATTCGGATTATTATTTGTTTGGGGAGGCGTTGAAAAATTTATTGAAGGATTTTTAGGAGGTGTTGGTCTTCAAAACATGGCAGACTTTTTAAAAAGTAGCGGCTTGGCTTTTTTAGGCGATACAGGAACCTATGCTCTTGGTGCTATTTTAGCGGCTTTAGAGTTAGTGGCAGGAATCTTATTATTTGCTAACAGAAAATTATTTGAAGCGTATGCCTTTTTAGCATTCATCATGTTTATGGCATTAGTATTAGTACATATTCCTTCTGGTAACTGGATGAATATCATGATTCATGTTGCTTTACTTTTCTCATTAGCAGGTTTAGCAATTCAAAGTAAAGAGTTGAAATAA
- a CDS encoding fumarate reductase/succinate dehydrogenase flavoprotein subunit, whose amino-acid sequence MALDSKIPKGPLKDKWTNHKNSINLVNPANKRLIDVIVVGTGLAGGSAAATLAELGYNVKAFCFQDSARRAHSIAAQGGINAAKNYQGDGDSTYRLFYDTVKGGDYRSREANVYRLAEVSANIIDQCVAQGVPFAREYGGLLDNRSFGGVLVSRTFYAAGQTGQQLLLGAYSALNRQIGRGKVKMYSRHEMLDVVVVDGKARGIIARNLVTGEIERHSAHAVVLGTGGYGNVFFLSTNAMGSNVTAAWKAHKRGAYFANPCYTQIHPTCIPVSGDHQSKLTLMSESLRNDGRIWVPKHKKDVEAIRAGKLKPTQLEEADRDYYLERRYPAFGNLVPRDVASRAAKERCDAGYGVNATGEAVYLDFASAFMRYGKEQAHVKGLDENDEALVKKLGQEVVKNKYGNLFQMYEKIVDQNPYESPMMIYPAVHYTMGGIWVDYNLQTTVPGLYAIGEANFSDHGANRLGASALMQGLADGYFVLPYTIGDYLADDIRTGPIPTNSAAFDEAEKSVRDNIEHLIINNGTHSVDHFHKRLGKIMWNKCGMARNAEDLKSAIVEIAELRKEFWKDVRVPGTNEEFNEELAKALRVADFLELGELFAKDALLREESAGGHFREEYQTEEGEAQRRKEFQYVSAWEYKGEPKDALLHKEDLVFENIEVKERSYK is encoded by the coding sequence ATGGCTTTAGATTCTAAAATACCAAAAGGTCCACTTAAAGATAAATGGACTAATCATAAAAACTCAATCAATCTGGTTAACCCAGCAAACAAGCGTTTAATAGACGTTATTGTTGTAGGTACTGGATTAGCTGGAGGTTCAGCAGCGGCAACGTTAGCGGAATTGGGTTATAACGTAAAAGCTTTTTGCTTTCAAGATTCTGCCAGACGTGCGCATTCTATAGCAGCACAAGGCGGAATTAATGCCGCTAAAAATTATCAAGGTGATGGTGATTCAACCTACCGTTTATTTTATGATACGGTTAAAGGTGGGGATTACCGTTCGCGTGAAGCTAACGTATATCGTTTAGCTGAAGTATCTGCTAATATTATTGACCAATGTGTGGCACAAGGTGTTCCTTTTGCACGTGAATACGGAGGATTATTAGATAACCGGTCATTTGGTGGTGTATTAGTTTCCAGAACATTTTATGCAGCTGGTCAAACAGGTCAGCAATTACTATTAGGAGCTTATTCGGCATTAAATCGTCAAATTGGTCGTGGTAAAGTAAAAATGTACAGTCGCCATGAAATGTTAGACGTTGTTGTAGTAGACGGAAAAGCGCGTGGTATTATTGCACGTAATTTAGTAACCGGTGAAATAGAACGTCATTCAGCGCACGCTGTTGTTTTAGGAACTGGAGGTTATGGAAACGTTTTCTTTTTATCAACAAATGCCATGGGTTCTAATGTAACGGCCGCATGGAAAGCGCATAAGCGTGGTGCTTATTTTGCGAATCCATGTTACACACAAATTCACCCAACTTGTATTCCTGTTTCTGGAGATCATCAATCAAAATTAACCCTAATGTCCGAATCGTTACGAAACGATGGACGTATTTGGGTGCCTAAACATAAAAAAGACGTTGAAGCTATTCGTGCTGGAAAATTAAAACCAACACAATTAGAAGAAGCCGATCGTGATTATTATTTAGAACGTCGTTATCCAGCCTTTGGTAATTTAGTGCCTCGTGATGTTGCATCGCGTGCCGCTAAAGAGCGTTGCGATGCTGGTTATGGTGTAAATGCTACGGGCGAAGCGGTTTATTTAGATTTCGCATCTGCATTTATGCGCTACGGAAAAGAGCAAGCCCACGTAAAAGGATTAGATGAAAATGATGAGGCACTTGTTAAAAAATTAGGGCAAGAGGTAGTAAAAAACAAGTATGGTAACTTGTTCCAGATGTATGAGAAAATTGTTGATCAAAATCCATACGAATCACCAATGATGATTTATCCAGCCGTTCACTATACCATGGGAGGTATTTGGGTAGATTATAATTTGCAAACTACCGTACCAGGATTATATGCCATTGGAGAAGCTAACTTTTCAGATCACGGTGCTAACAGGCTTGGTGCCTCGGCTTTAATGCAAGGTTTAGCAGATGGTTATTTTGTATTACCTTATACAATTGGCGATTATTTAGCGGATGATATTAGAACAGGCCCAATTCCTACAAATTCAGCAGCATTTGATGAAGCTGAAAAAAGTGTTCGTGATAATATTGAACACTTAATTATTAACAACGGAACGCATTCTGTTGACCATTTCCACAAACGTTTAGGGAAAATTATGTGGAACAAATGTGGTATGGCTCGTAATGCAGAAGATTTAAAATCTGCTATTGTAGAGATTGCGGAGCTGCGTAAAGAATTCTGGAAGGATGTTCGCGTACCAGGAACCAATGAAGAGTTTAATGAAGAACTTGCAAAAGCATTACGTGTTGCCGATTTCCTAGAACTAGGTGAGTTGTTTGCTAAAGATGCGCTTTTACGTGAAGAATCTGCCGGTGGACACTTTAGAGAAGAATATCAAACCGAAGAAGGTGAAGCACAACGTAGAAAGGAATTCCAATACGTTTCAGCTTGGGAGTATAAAGGTGAACCAAAAGACGCTTTGTTACACAAGGAAGATTTGGTTTTCGAAAATATTGAAGTGAAAGAAAGAAGTTATAAATAA
- a CDS encoding aminopeptidase P family protein — translation MKYHLIDNQLFIKNRKNFMAQMKSNSLAVFNSNDVYPIGADSTIPFQQDRNIFYLSGVDQEDSILVLFPDCPNPKHREILFVTETNDHIAVWEGEKLTKEKAFETSGIKTVYWLQDFDKIFKEVMAQCETVYINTNEHYRANTETETREDRFNKKLKEQYPAHNVAKSNPILQRLRSVKDKIELDIMQQACNITEKGFRRLLNFVKPGVMEYEIEAELMHEFLRNRSKGFAYTPIVASGNNANVLHYIENNQECKAGDLILLDVGAEYANYSSDMTRTIPVSGKFNDRQKDVYNAVNHVKKEAEKMLVPGTIWADYHVEVGKLMTSELLKLGLLDKADVQNENPDWPAYKKYFMHGTSHHIGLDTHDYGLLHEPMTANMVFTVEPGIYIPKEGFGIRLEDDLVIQESGAPKNLMGNIPIELEEIEDIMNS, via the coding sequence ATGAAATACCATCTTATAGACAATCAACTCTTTATTAAAAACAGAAAAAACTTTATGGCGCAAATGAAGTCCAATAGTTTAGCTGTTTTTAATTCGAATGACGTATACCCTATTGGTGCAGATAGCACCATTCCATTTCAACAAGACCGAAATATATTTTATTTAAGTGGTGTAGACCAAGAAGATAGCATCTTGGTCCTATTTCCAGACTGCCCAAACCCAAAGCATCGAGAAATACTATTTGTTACAGAAACCAACGATCATATTGCGGTTTGGGAAGGTGAGAAACTAACCAAAGAAAAAGCGTTTGAAACGTCTGGTATAAAAACCGTTTATTGGCTACAGGATTTTGATAAAATTTTTAAAGAAGTCATGGCACAATGCGAAACGGTTTACATAAACACCAATGAGCATTATCGTGCTAATACCGAAACGGAAACACGTGAAGACCGTTTTAATAAAAAACTAAAAGAGCAGTACCCAGCTCACAATGTAGCCAAAAGTAATCCTATCTTACAGCGTTTACGTTCCGTAAAGGATAAGATTGAATTGGACATCATGCAACAAGCCTGTAATATTACAGAAAAAGGTTTCCGCCGTCTTTTAAATTTCGTGAAGCCTGGTGTTATGGAATATGAAATTGAAGCGGAGTTAATGCACGAATTTTTAAGAAATCGTTCTAAAGGGTTTGCCTACACACCTATAGTAGCGTCTGGAAATAATGCCAATGTGTTACATTATATTGAGAATAATCAAGAATGTAAGGCTGGCGACTTAATCCTATTAGATGTAGGTGCAGAATACGCTAATTACTCGAGTGATATGACGAGAACTATTCCTGTTTCAGGAAAGTTTAACGACCGACAAAAAGACGTTTATAACGCGGTAAATCATGTAAAAAAAGAAGCTGAAAAAATGCTAGTTCCCGGAACTATTTGGGCGGATTACCATGTAGAAGTTGGTAAATTAATGACGTCTGAACTTTTAAAATTAGGTTTATTAGACAAAGCGGATGTTCAAAATGAAAACCCTGATTGGCCAGCTTACAAGAAGTATTTCATGCATGGAACGTCTCACCATATTGGTTTAGACACGCATGATTATGGTTTACTTCATGAACCTATGACAGCGAATATGGTCTTTACAGTAGAACCTGGGATTTATATTCCTAAAGAAGGTTTTGGTATCCGTTTGGAAGACGATTTAGTGATTCAAGAATCTGGAGCACCGAAAAACTTAATGGGCAATATCCCTATTGAATTGGAAGAGATTGAAGATATTATGAATTCATAA
- a CDS encoding succinate dehydrogenase/fumarate reductase iron-sulfur subunit — protein MNLTLKIWRQKNANDKGKLVEYPISDISPDMSFLEMLDVLNEGLINKGDEPVEFDHDCREGICGMCSLYINGEAHGPDRGVTTCQLHMRMFKDGDTIVIEPFRATAFPVIKDLVVDRSAFDRIQHAGGFISVNTSGNTIDANAIPVNKHDADTAFDSATCIGCGACVASCKNSSAMLFVGAKVSQFALLPQGKIEATDRVLNMVKQMDEEGFGNCTNTGACEVECPKGISLENIARMNREYLKASLKG, from the coding sequence ATGAATTTAACGTTAAAAATATGGCGTCAGAAAAACGCTAACGATAAAGGAAAATTGGTTGAATATCCAATCAGTGATATTTCTCCAGATATGTCTTTCCTAGAAATGTTAGACGTATTAAATGAAGGTCTAATTAATAAAGGTGATGAGCCTGTAGAATTTGATCACGATTGTCGTGAAGGAATTTGCGGAATGTGTTCATTATATATTAATGGGGAAGCCCATGGTCCAGATCGTGGTGTAACTACGTGTCAATTACATATGCGTATGTTTAAAGATGGCGACACCATTGTTATTGAACCATTTAGAGCAACAGCATTTCCTGTAATTAAGGATCTAGTGGTTGACAGGTCTGCTTTTGATCGGATTCAACATGCAGGTGGATTTATTTCCGTAAATACCTCCGGAAACACCATTGATGCTAATGCTATTCCTGTTAACAAACACGATGCCGATACTGCATTCGATTCAGCCACTTGTATTGGTTGTGGCGCCTGTGTAGCGAGCTGTAAAAACTCATCGGCTATGTTATTTGTGGGAGCTAAAGTATCGCAGTTTGCTTTATTACCTCAAGGTAAAATTGAAGCAACAGATCGTGTTTTAAACATGGTTAAGCAAATGGATGAAGAAGGTTTTGGTAACTGTACCAATACCGGAGCCTGTGAAGTGGAATGTCCTAAAGGAATTTCATTAGAGAATATTGCACGTATGAATCGTGAGTATTTAAAAGCAAGTTTAAAAGGATAA
- a CDS encoding glycosyl hydrolase — MKCLQLINYGFVLMVATAFSQQPATPFTLIEKSLELKHVLMQQSRVKNIPFTNIGPTVMSGRVTDLDVNPENPIEFYVAHASGGVWHTVNNGASFVPILDSAHTQNVGDIAVHWPTRTIWVGTGENNSSRSSYAGIGVLKSIDNGKTWEHVGLPDSHHIGRILINPDNPNTVIVGATGHLYSSNNERGIYKTLDGGKTWKQTLFVDDSSGIIDVQQEPNNFNTLYASSWTRDRKAWNFSGNGANSAIYKSEDAGNTWQKISTEAGGFPTGIGVGRIGLAVFNENIIYALHDSQFHRSDSKGKSEIRGLTKEDFKTMTVNQLLDIDDKKLNNYLKTNGFQEKYRADNVKQLVRTGTVKPIDLAHYLEDANAMLFDTPVIGAEVYKSTDGGKSWKKTHDDYLEGLYFSYGYYFGEIRVDPQDANGIYVLGVPILKSKDGGKTFTSISRENVHADHQALWINPKKSGHLIDGNDGGLNISYDDGENWEKLNVNAVGQFYAINVDNQKPYHIYGGLQDNGVWVGPHNARESKGWHQSGQYPWEELMGGDGMQIQIDSRNSNIVFTGYQFGNYYRINRKTNERKYIQPKHELGETPYRFNWQTPILLSPHNQDILYLGGNKLMRSMNQGDTWQAISPDLTNGGKKGNVAYGTLSSISESPFNFGLIYTGSDDGLVQVSTNAGGSWELISNSFPKDLWVSRVIASQHKKERVYVALNGYRWDDFSTYIYMSNDYGKTWKAIASNMPMAPVNVIKEDPKNENILYVGTDNGVYVSFNQGDYWEAFSNGLPAVAVHDLVIHPDANDLILGTHGRSLYIANIEPLQKVNAALLAKNVTVFPMESMRYSSRWGSSWSQYLEPYVPETSIKVYVKDAGKHTIEIRSANNDLLNSITAYLDAGFNYVSYDLSITEKGRKALMKQQSDLTIPKAQNDTYYLPKGLYSVQVSGEIVDFEVK, encoded by the coding sequence ATGAAATGCCTTCAGCTAATCAATTATGGCTTTGTTTTAATGGTTGCAACTGCCTTTAGCCAACAACCTGCAACACCTTTTACTTTAATAGAAAAATCATTAGAACTGAAACACGTTTTAATGCAACAATCGCGCGTTAAAAATATCCCATTTACTAATATTGGACCTACGGTAATGAGTGGTCGTGTAACGGATTTAGATGTGAATCCCGAAAACCCCATCGAGTTTTATGTGGCCCATGCTTCCGGAGGTGTTTGGCATACTGTAAATAACGGTGCGTCTTTTGTGCCAATTTTAGATTCGGCCCATACACAAAATGTAGGTGATATTGCTGTGCATTGGCCTACTAGAACTATTTGGGTTGGTACAGGCGAAAATAATTCGTCGCGTTCTAGCTATGCAGGAATTGGTGTTTTGAAATCTATTGATAATGGCAAAACATGGGAGCATGTTGGATTGCCAGATTCGCATCATATTGGTCGGATTTTAATAAATCCTGATAATCCAAATACTGTTATTGTTGGCGCCACAGGTCACTTATATTCGTCTAATAACGAACGCGGAATCTATAAAACTTTGGATGGAGGTAAAACATGGAAACAGACCTTGTTTGTAGATGATTCTAGTGGTATAATTGATGTGCAACAGGAGCCAAATAATTTCAATACCCTATATGCTTCTTCTTGGACACGAGACCGAAAAGCATGGAATTTTTCAGGAAATGGTGCTAATTCCGCAATTTATAAAAGTGAAGATGCAGGAAATACATGGCAAAAAATATCGACTGAAGCTGGTGGTTTTCCTACGGGAATTGGTGTTGGTAGAATAGGGCTAGCTGTTTTTAATGAAAACATAATTTACGCCTTGCACGATAGCCAATTTCACAGATCGGATTCAAAAGGAAAAAGCGAAATACGTGGCTTAACAAAGGAAGACTTTAAAACCATGACCGTAAATCAGCTACTAGATATAGATGATAAAAAGCTGAATAATTATTTAAAAACCAATGGTTTTCAAGAAAAATATCGCGCAGATAATGTGAAGCAACTCGTGCGGACTGGGACCGTAAAACCCATAGATTTAGCGCATTATTTAGAGGATGCCAATGCCATGTTATTTGATACGCCAGTAATTGGTGCTGAGGTTTACAAAAGTACAGATGGGGGGAAATCTTGGAAAAAAACACATGACGATTATTTAGAAGGTTTGTACTTTAGTTATGGTTATTATTTTGGTGAAATTCGTGTGGATCCCCAGGATGCAAATGGGATTTATGTTTTAGGGGTTCCCATTTTAAAATCGAAAGATGGTGGGAAAACATTCACATCTATCAGTCGCGAAAATGTCCATGCTGACCATCAAGCGTTGTGGATTAATCCTAAAAAATCAGGTCATTTAATTGATGGTAATGATGGAGGATTAAATATCAGTTATGACGATGGTGAAAACTGGGAAAAACTAAATGTGAATGCCGTTGGACAATTTTATGCCATTAATGTCGATAACCAAAAACCTTACCATATTTATGGTGGCTTGCAGGATAATGGGGTTTGGGTTGGTCCTCATAATGCTAGAGAAAGCAAAGGTTGGCATCAAAGTGGGCAATATCCATGGGAAGAACTTATGGGTGGCGACGGTATGCAAATTCAAATAGATAGTAGAAATTCTAATATCGTTTTTACAGGGTATCAATTTGGTAATTATTACAGAATAAACAGAAAAACCAACGAACGAAAATACATTCAGCCAAAGCATGAATTAGGCGAAACCCCCTATCGTTTTAATTGGCAAACGCCAATCTTGTTGTCGCCACATAATCAAGATATCTTGTATTTGGGCGGCAATAAACTCATGCGTTCCATGAATCAAGGTGACACTTGGCAAGCCATTAGCCCCGATTTAACCAATGGCGGTAAAAAAGGAAATGTTGCCTATGGAACCTTGTCCAGTATTAGTGAATCGCCATTTAATTTTGGATTAATATATACAGGAAGTGATGATGGTTTAGTTCAGGTATCTACAAATGCTGGTGGTTCTTGGGAATTGATTTCTAATAGTTTTCCAAAGGATTTATGGGTGTCACGCGTAATTGCATCTCAACATAAAAAGGAACGCGTTTATGTAGCACTCAATGGTTATCGTTGGGACGACTTTAGCACTTATATATATATGTCAAATGACTATGGAAAAACTTGGAAAGCTATCGCTTCCAATATGCCTATGGCTCCTGTAAATGTGATTAAGGAAGATCCAAAAAACGAAAACATTTTATATGTCGGGACTGATAATGGCGTTTATGTGTCCTTTAATCAAGGTGATTATTGGGAAGCCTTTTCAAATGGTTTGCCAGCTGTTGCTGTACATGATTTAGTTATTCACCCAGACGCTAACGATTTAATATTAGGAACTCATGGCCGTAGTTTATATATCGCCAATATTGAGCCGCTTCAAAAAGTGAATGCTGCTTTATTGGCTAAAAATGTAACGGTATTTCCTATGGAATCGATGCGTTATTCCTCACGATGGGGAAGTTCTTGGAGTCAATACTTAGAGCCTTATGTGCCAGAAACTAGTATTAAAGTTTATGTGAAGGATGCCGGAAAACACACTATTGAAATTCGTTCAGCAAACAACGATTTACTAAATAGTATTACTGCTTATTTGGATGCAGGCTTCAATTATGTTTCTTATGATTTGTCGATAACCGAAAAAGGCAGAAAAGCACTGATGAAGCAACAATCGGATTTAACTATTCCGAAAGCGCAAAACGATACATACTACCTGCCAAAAGGTCTTTATAGTGTTCAAGTATCAGGGGAAATTGTGGATTTTGAAGTTAAGTAA
- a CDS encoding carboxymuconolactone decarboxylase family protein — MNTRIETLNPETATGKSKELFDIVKNKMGIVPNLLKVMGNSPATLETYLVLGQLTEKGNFQPQFREQLALAIAETNSCDYCLSAHTFIGSKQGLSGEEIDNNRQGLSADSKTQVALQFAKKVTDDKGKISTQDLETFKAAGFNDEDVMEIILNVVSNTLTNYVNHIAETIIDFPKVEAGKFSMTV, encoded by the coding sequence ATGAATACAAGAATTGAAACATTAAATCCAGAAACAGCAACTGGAAAATCAAAAGAGCTTTTTGATATCGTAAAAAATAAAATGGGAATCGTGCCAAATCTTCTAAAGGTTATGGGGAATTCACCAGCCACTTTAGAAACCTATTTAGTACTTGGACAATTAACTGAAAAAGGAAATTTCCAGCCTCAATTTAGAGAGCAATTAGCACTTGCTATTGCAGAAACTAACAGTTGTGATTATTGTCTGTCAGCACATACTTTTATTGGATCCAAGCAAGGTTTAAGTGGAGAAGAAATAGATAATAACCGTCAAGGATTGTCGGCAGATTCTAAAACACAAGTAGCTTTGCAGTTTGCTAAAAAAGTAACTGATGATAAAGGAAAGATTAGTACGCAAGATTTAGAAACCTTTAAAGCCGCTGGATTTAACGATGAAGATGTTATGGAAATTATACTAAATGTCGTGTCCAATACATTAACAAATTATGTCAATCATATAGCTGAAACAATTATCGATTTTCCAAAAGTGGAAGCTGGCAAGTTTTCAATGACGGTTTAA